The Huiozyma naganishii CBS 8797 chromosome 3, complete genome genome contains a region encoding:
- the FCF1 gene encoding rRNA-processing protein FCF1 (similar to Saccharomyces cerevisiae FCF1 (YDR339C); ancestral locus Anc_5.392), protein MGKAKKTRKFALVKRTLNTKKDQRLNANKDMQTKKDDPELTRNIPQVSSALFFQYNEAIKPPYQVLIDTNFINFSIQKKIDIVRGMMDCLLAKCNPLITDCVIAELEKLGPKYRIALKLARDPRIKRLSCSHKGTYADDCLVNRVLQHKCYIVATNDAGLKQRVRKIPGIPLMSVGGHAYVIEKLPDVF, encoded by the coding sequence ATGGGTAAAGCCAAGAAGACTAGAAAGTTTGCGCTGGTAAAGCGCACACTGAACACGAAGAAAGACCAACGGCTCAATGCCAACAAGGACATGCAAACGAAGAAGGACGACCCGGAGTTGACCAGAAATATCCCACAAGTGTCGAGTGCGCTGTTTTTCCAGTACAACGAGGCCATCAAACCCCCCTACCAGGTGCTGATCGACACGAATTTCATAAATTTTTCTATCCAGAAAAAGATCGACATCGTGAGGGGCATGATGGACTGCCTGCTGGCCAAATGTAACCCGCTCATCACCGACTGTGTCATAGCTGAACTGGAAAAGCTGGGCCCCAAATACAGGATTGCACTGAAGTTGGCGAGAGACCCGCGGATCAAGAGACTGAGCTGCTCGCACAAAGGCACTTACGCAGATGACTGTCTCGTGAACAGAGTGTTGCAACATAAATGCTACATTGTGGCGACAAACGACGCGGGGCTCAAGCAAAGAGTAAGGAAAATACCAGGTATACCGCTGATGAGCGTTGGCGGACACGCCTACGTCATCGAAAAGTTGCCGGATGTATTCTAG
- the KNAG0C05280 gene encoding uncharacterized protein (similar to Saccharomyces cerevisiae YDR338C; ancestral locus Anc_5.390) encodes MSGILQKTLSEVQPALRTTGMGIGNTHRRISLNWLPDNSKNPLVKKYTRKKKKRRRRRNSEQRSFRSLAEDFGSSVHEPHAFLEEICEEDVNPLHGELIPQDGELSRTISLPSKVSETPELSPPNIDWILEEHERRYSSVHNSDSEDHESPEPYPNREVRYNDFINKVQTQKMLYRNAPQHSPRRASLISVTSHGTVPSIFQEGLDEESLYELAHADVTFNSEAKVLASYSLPLMFTFLLEDIFPLVCSLTVGHLGKNELAAVSLASMTSNITLGFFEGIATSLDTLCPQAYGAGRYRSVGVHLQRCIAFSMVVYIPFALFWYFSEPILYYLIPEKELIKLTSQFLRVLIFGAPPYIFFENLKRYLQAQGIFDAGIYILTICAPINILMSYTLVWNKYIGIGFIGSAVAVVLNFWLMFTLMLLYIIKFNGRKCWGGFSKRAFTHWRDLAHLAASGVVMLEAEELSYELLTLFSAYFGTAYLAAQSAVSSIAALIYMIPFAIGISASTRIANFIGAKRTDFAGIAARVGISFSFIAGFTNCCILVLGRNFIANIFSKDEQVRLLISHILPVVGIVQNFDSLNAVSGSCLRGQGMQLIGSIVNFVGYYFFGIPLAMALSWFLDWKLYGLWIGIGCGMLTIGTLEAYFVLHPNWEKILHHADLRRAADEADVSDDEGYVSSSSSSSGSESDEGEPTERSPLLPT; translated from the coding sequence ATGTCTGGTATTTTGCAGAAGACTCTATCCGAGGTGCAGCCCGCCCTCCGGACCACGGGGATGGGGATCGGGAACACGCATCGGAGGATCAGCTTGAATTGGTTACCGGATAATAGCAAGAATCCGCTGGTAAAGAAGTACacaaggaagaagaagaagcggaGAAGACGGAGAAACAGCGAACAGAGAAGTTTCAGATCTCTGGCGGAAGATTTCGGCAGCAGCGTCCATGAGCCACATGCTTTCTTGGAAGAGATATGCGAGGAGGATGTGAACCCGCTGCATGGCGAACTTATTCCGCAAGACGGGGAGCTGAGCAGAACGATATCCTTGCCATCCAAGGTCTCGGAAACACCGGAGCTCTCACCCCCAAATATCGACTGGATCTTAGAAGAGCACGAGCGGAGGTACTCGTCGGTGCATAACTCGGACAGCGAGGATCACGAGTCACCGGAACCGTACCCCAACAGGGAAGTACGATATAACgatttcatcaacaaggtgcaaacacaaaaaatgTTGTACAGAAATGCGCCACAGCATTCACCAAGAAGGGCTTCGCTCATCTCAGTGACCAGCCATGGGACCGTACCGTCCATTTTCCAAGAGGGGCTGGACGAGGAATCTCTTTACGAACTGGCACACGCCGATGTCACTTTCAACTCAGAGGCGAAAGTGCTCGCTTCCTACTCGTTGCCGTTGATGTTCACTTTTTTACTGGAAGATATCTTCCCACTGGTGTGCTCTTTAACCGTTGGTCACCTGGGAAAAAATGAACTGGCAGCCGTTTCTTTGGCATCGATGACATCAAACATTACTTTGGGTTTTTTCGAAGGTATCGCAACTAGTTTGGATACGTTGTGTCCGCAGGCTTACGGTGCTGGCAGGTACCGTAGTGTCGGGGTCCATTTGCAACGATGCATCGCATTCTCCATGGTGGTGTACATTCCATTCGCCCTTTTCTGGTACTTTTCAGAACCGATCCTGTATTACTTGATCCCTGAGAAGGAGTTGATCAAGTTGACGTCCCAATTTTTGAGGGTGCTCATCTTCGGTGCACCTCCATacatcttcttcgaaaacttgaaaagGTACTTACAAGCACAGGGGATCTTTGACGCCGGTATCTATATTCTAACGATATGTGCCCCCATCAACATTCTGATGAGTTACACTCTTGTCTGGAACAAGTATATTGGGATTGGTTTCATCGGGTCCGCAGTGGCTGTAGTACTGAACTTTTGGTTGATGTTCACCTTGATGTTGCTCTACATCATCAAGTTCAACGGTCGGAAATGCTGGGGTGGCTTCTCAAAGAGAGCATTTACGCATTGGAGAGACTTGGCTCATTTGGCCGCATCCGGTGTGGTAATGCTGGAAGCAGAAGAGCTGTCTTATGAATTATTGACTTTGTTCAGTGCTTACTTCGGTACTGCTTACTTGGCGGCACAATCCGCAGTGTCTTCCATAGCTGCTTTGATCTATATGATTCCGTTTGCAATTGGGATCTCTGCTTCGACTAGAATTGCCAATTTTATTGGTGCAAAGAGAACAGATTTTGCGGGTATAGCCGCAAGGGTCGGTATCTCATTTTCGTTTATTGCAGGGTTCACAAATTGTTGTATCCTTGTGCTGGGAAGAAATTTTATCGCCAATATATTCTCCAAGGATGAACAAGTGAGGTTGCTGATCTCCCACATCCTCCCAGTGGTGGGGATAGTTCAGAATTTTGATTCATTGAACGCAGTTTCTGGTTCTTGCCTGAGAGGCCAAGGTATGCAACTGATTGGCAGCATTGTGAATTTTGTAGGGTACTATTTCTTTGGTATCCCACTGGCAATGGCGTTGAGTTGGTTCTTGGATTGGAAGCTGTACGGGTTGTGGATTGGTATCGGTTGCGGGATGCTCACAATCGGCACTTTGGAAGCGTATTTTGTGCTACATCCCAATTGGGAGAAGATTTTACACCACGCAGACTTGAGAAGAGCTGCCGACGAGGCCGATGTTTCGGATGATGAGGGATACGtatcctcctcctcatcgtcatctGGTTCGGAATCCGACGAGGGAGAACCTACGGAACGTTCACCCTTATTACCAACTTAG
- the MRPS28 gene encoding mitochondrial 37S ribosomal protein uS15m (similar to Saccharomyces cerevisiae MRPS28 (YDR337W); ancestral locus Anc_5.389), whose product MRPMLKCRSLVPVRCCYNTFVARRLFGSSPVVGSSKAVKFIKSQRRRQKNEAKQASLHMVLDNVDPVFGRPDTPFINRIIAEIREPSVLSRGYNTTELDKLLAAVEPTEREQIGLAGFNEETFPREDISVIENRREAIMRILSMKNSSNKERTKLALKLAREEFQRFEGDTGSSEVQAACLTVRILNMAHHVQEHKKDNANTRILRILVQQRQGILKYLKKDNAERYYWTLEKLGLNDAAIINEFNMDRRYMQEYKFFGDKILIKDSKKVLEQKRKDLRKQKQAQAFE is encoded by the coding sequence ATGCGCCCGATGCTCAAATGCAGATCATTGGTGCCCGTGAGGTGCTGTTATAACACTTTTGTTGCCAGGAGGCTTTTCGGGAGTTCACCTGTGGTAGGAAGCTCCAAAGCGGTGAAATTTATAAAGTCGCAGAGACGCAGACAGAAGAACGAGGCTAAACAGGCTAGTTTGCATATGGTTCTGGACAATGTTGACCCTGTCTTTGGGAGACCTGATACTCCCTTCATAAACCGTATTATAGCGGAAATTCGGGAGCCCTCTGTTCTTTCTCGTGGGTATAATACTACGGAGTTGGATAAACTGCTCGCTGCAGTGGAACCTACTGAAAGAGAACAGATTGGGCTTGCTGGGTTCAACGAGGAGACCTTCCCCCGAGAGGACATAAGCGTTATAGAAAATAGGAGAGAGGCGATAATGAGAATACTGAGTATGAAAAACTCGAGCAATAAAGAGAGAACGAAGCTGGCATTGAAGCTGGCTCGTGAAGAGTTTCAGCGTTTCGAGGGGGACACTGGGTCCAGCGAAGTGCAAGCTGCATGTCTGACTGTACGGATTCTAAATATGGCACACCACGTTCAAGAACATAAAAAAGATAACGCCAACACGAGAATTCTTAGAATACTAGTGCAGCAGCGACAAGGTATACTAAAATACCTGAAGAAGGATAATGCTGAGCGCTACTACTGGACACTGGAGAAGCTCGGCTTGAACGATGCAGCCATAATCAATGAGTTCAACATGGATAGGAGATACATGCAAGAGTACAAATTTTTCGGTGACAAGATTCTGATTAAAGACTCGAAGAaggttcttgaacagaagCGGAAGGATTTGAGAAAGCAGAAACAGGCACAGGCTTTTGAATGA
- the MRX8 gene encoding translation initiation/elongation factor MRX8 (similar to Saccharomyces cerevisiae YDR336W; ancestral locus Anc_5.387), which yields MRRVILSGNRALSYSAACHGYDLFKLKEVVLNSSAPAVKTSSVENEVNLGELANPSKSGGSKKKDVTRSSLRPKWASLNYSMNEGYVKPTALQLASSNRFFNTVNAKYEWSVNQFTDIPSEKARMKVAEREEIGIALPESSKNKMYKGRTGVPFELINGLPEVVFLGRSNAGKSTILNSLTTQLKQRRLVEAAKTSKKAGFTKTLNCFNIGKKFRLIDTPGYGHNSTDLQGTMTMDYLENRKELVRCYLLISGNQGFAQSDYDIIEALMAIGRPFDLIFTKMDKVVHLSTVMRYIDDKGIRHLPSLPKLIFTNSVVSQECPKRYGIDYLRYSILENCALL from the coding sequence ATGAGGCGAGTAATTTTGTCTGGCAACAGAGCATTGAGTTACAGTGCTGCTTGTCACGGCTACGATTTGTTTAAACTCAAAGAGGTGGTCTTGAACTCGAGCGCCCCGGCAGTGAAGACCTCATCGGTAGAAAATGAGGTCAACTTGGGTGAACTCGCCAACCCATCCAAATCTGGTGGCAGTAAGAAGAAGGATGTTACACGCTCTTCGTTGAGACCAAAGTGGGCTAGTCTGAACTACTCAATGAATGAAGGGTATGTGAAACCAACAGCTCTTCAACTGGCCTCAAGTAACCGTTTCTTTAATACTGTCAATGCGAAGTATGAATGGAGCGTGAATCAGTTCACCGATATTCCAAGTGAGAAAGCTAGAATGAAGGTTGCTGAACGAGAAGAGATTGGCATTGCTTTGCCGGAGTCCTCCAAGAATAAAATGTACAAAGGTAGAACAGGAGTGCCATTTGAGCTGATTAATGGGCTGCCCGAGGTTGTCTTTCTGGGACGGTCTAACGCCGGGAAATCTACTATTCTGAACAGTTTAACTACGCAGCTTAAGCAGAGACGGCTGGTGGAGGCAGCTAAGACATCCAAGAAGGCCGGGTTTACCAAAACGCTGAACTGTTTCAACATCGGTAAAAAGTTCAGGCTTATAGACACGCCAGGGTATGGCCACAATAGCACCGATTTACAAGGAACAATGACAATGGACTATCTGGAGAATCGAAAAGAGTTGGTGCGATGTTACCTGCTGATCTCTGGGAATCAAGGTTTTGCACAATCGGACTATGACATTATAGAAGCTTTGATGGCGATAGGCAGACCGTTCGATCTTATATTCACGAAAATGGATAAAGTGGTCCATCTCAGCACAGTTATGAGGTACATCGATGACAAAGGTATTAGACATTTACCGAGTTTGCCCAAACTAATATTTACTAACTCGGTTGTTTCTCAAGAGTGCCCGAAGCGTTACGGTATTGACTATCTCAGGTACAGTATATTAGAGAATTGCGCGTTACTGTAA